Proteins from one Elephas maximus indicus isolate mEleMax1 chromosome 12, mEleMax1 primary haplotype, whole genome shotgun sequence genomic window:
- the HIRIP3 gene encoding HIRA-interacting protein 3, with the protein MARDSEMQEFTRILFRGRPDLSTLTHSIVRQRFLAHVGRDHLEPEEKQALKRLVEEELLKMQVDEAGTRKKLDLRKQVKRPPIPSSDPKRKRLRFSSEPELSSAASSPDCFGFPAKNGMAAAEVSPAEKSPRRASQKEMGESRDEEEQQRDLTAKMGLEKVVKESSEEEEEGFVKTSEIWKKDSSEEEEELKGRTRKKTVTKKNKQTPGKASASREQAREESEDSEEEPAQRMRRKGEGKKGAKSHQESEKESEDEKEETPAKNENREEEGGEEEEEEDEEEEERKCRATSSGGKRLGWGERSLKQKSRAGKLMGDRQDRGEGKGKEATGSGDKKGGDEILPVQRKSKDRGQCKGGKRQSGSSEEDGKDSLRKMKVRNKGARKTVKANSINGEESDLEREVSDSEAGGSPKEERKNRSSKKSSKKGKTRSSSSSSSDGSPEPRGGKAVSGRHGEDHPAVMRLKRYIRACGAYRNYKKLLGSCHSHKERLSVLRAELEALGMKGNPSLEKCRALKEQREEAAEVASLDVANIISSSGRPRRRTAWNPSGEAASSGEPYRRTLDSDEERPRHPPPDWSHMRGIISSDGESN; encoded by the exons ATGGCGCGGGATAGCGAGATGCAGGAATTCACCCGTATCCTCTTCCGAGGACGCCCGGACCTCAG TACGCTCACGCACTCCATCGTGCGGCAGAGGTTCTTGGCTCACGTGGGCCGCGACCATCTGGAACCTGAAGAGAAGCAGGCGCTGAAGCGGCTGGTGGAAGAGGAGCTGCTGAAGATGCAG GTGGATGAAGCGGGTACCAGGAAGAAGCTAGACCTTAGGAAGCAGGTGAAGAGACCTCCCATCCCCTCcagtgatccaaaaagaaaaagactccGTTTCAGCTCAGAGCCAG AGCTCAGCTCTGCAGCCTCCAGTCCAGACTGCTTTGGCTTCCCAGCAAAGAAcggaatggcagcagcagaagtcAGCCCAGCTGAGAAGAGTCCGAGGCGAGCCTCACAGAAAGAAATGGGGGAGAGCAGAGATGAGGAAGAACAGCAGAGGGACTTGACTGCAAAGATGGGATTAGAGAAGGTGGTGAAGGAGAGcagtgaggaagaggaggaaggctTTGTCAAAACAAGTGAGATCTGGAAGAAAGACAGtagtgaggaagaggaggagttGAAAGgcaggactaggaagaaaactgTGACAAAGAAGAACAAGCAGACACCAGGCAAGGCCTCAGCCAGCAGGGAACAGGCTAGGGAGGAGAGTGAAGACAGTGAGGAGGAACCTGCCCAGAGGATgagaaggaagggggagggaaagaaaggagctAAAAGCCACCAGGAAAGTGAAAAGGAGAGTGAGGATGAGAAAGAGGAGACCCCAGCCAAGAATGAGAATAgagaggaggaagggggagaagagga agaagaagaggatgaggaggaggaggaacggAAATGCAGAGCCACAAGCAGTGGAGGGAAAAGGTTAGGTTGGGGCGAAAGGAgcttgaagcagaaaagcagagCAGGGAAACTAATGGGAGACCGACAGGacagaggggaagggaagggaaaagaggCAACAGGCAGTGGGGATAAGAAAGGGGGAGATGAAATACTTCCAGTGCAGAGGAAGAGCAAGGATAGGGGCCAGTGTAAGGGGGGGAAAAGGCAGAGTGGAAGCAGCGAGGAGGATGGGAAAGACAGCCTGAGGAAGATGAAAGTAAGGAATAAAGGTGCTAGAAAGACAGTCAAAGCTAACAGTATCAATGGTGAGGAGAGTGACTTGGAGAGGGAGGTGAGTGACAGCGAGGCAGGAGGGAGTcccaaggaggagaggaagaaccgaTCTTCCAAGAAGAGCTCCAAGAAAGGCAAGACGCGaagctcctcttcctcctcctcagatGGAAGTCCAGAGCCCAGAGGCGGGAAG GCTGTCTCTGGTCGCCATGGTGAAGACCACCCAGCTGTGATGAGGCTAAAGCGCTACATCCGGGCCTGTGGGGCCTATCGCAACTACAAGAAGCTGCTGGGCTCCTGTCACTCACACAAGGAGCGCCTGAGTGTCCTCCGGGCAGAACTGGAAGCCCTGGGCATGAAGG GTAACCCTTCCTTAGAGAAGTGTCGGGCCCTGAAGGAGCAGCGGGAGGAGGCAGCTGAGGTGGCCTCCTTGGACGTTGCCAACATCATCAGCAGTTCAG GCCGGCCACGCAGACGCACAGCCTGGAACCCTTCAGGAGAAGCAGCCTCCTCTGGGGAGCCATACCGCAGGACCCTGGACTCAGATGAAGAACGGCCCCGTCACCCACCCCCAGACTGGTCACACATGCGTGGCATCATCAGCAGTGATGGCGAGAGTAACTGA